The proteins below come from a single Mycolicibacterium sp. TY81 genomic window:
- a CDS encoding glycosyltransferase family 39 protein, giving the protein MRLVTRELRRRPLGEQLRLGLLLAGTAVLYLWNLSVSGWANSFYSAAAQAGASDWTAMLFGASDSGNAITVDKTPGALWVMDLSVRLFGLSSWSILVPQALMGVTAVAVLYAAVRRAAGPAAALLAGVVFALTPVATLMFRFNNPDALLVLLLVIGAYCVQRACEEDAGRWWLVAAGVAAGFAFLAKMLQAFLVLPAFAAAYLVAGPSPVRTRLWRLLGGTAAMVVSGGWYLALVELWPAASRPYVGGSQHDSIIELALGYNGVGRLNGNEPGGLGNPNFDVGWDRLIGASMGSYAGWLLPAALICLVAGLVLTRRAPRTDATRGALILWGGWLVLTAAVFSFANGIVHQYYTVALAPAIGACVGIGSVLLWRNRTALVARLTMAGTVVATAAVAAILLGRADISWLRTSVLIVGAVAALLLLAPPRFGPARLVVAVTVLVSLAAPTAYSIATAGVSHTGAMPSVSGPGGHGSGWGPPPPGRMKARGPAGGPGRAMGAPPQGFRPGGGLFESPKPSAAVSALLSADAANYRWAAAVIGSTNAAGYQLAARVPVMAIGGFNGTDPAPTLAQFQQYVAAAQIHYFVEGDINMGWGHHGQDDDKQESRQIATWVSAHFTATTVDNTVVYDLTRPR; this is encoded by the coding sequence ATGAGACTGGTGACTCGCGAACTACGCCGCCGCCCGCTCGGCGAACAACTCCGGCTCGGACTCCTGCTGGCGGGTACCGCTGTGTTGTACCTGTGGAACCTGTCGGTGAGTGGGTGGGCCAACAGCTTCTATTCAGCGGCCGCGCAGGCCGGTGCCAGTGACTGGACCGCAATGTTGTTCGGCGCCAGCGACTCCGGCAATGCCATCACCGTCGACAAGACTCCCGGCGCGCTGTGGGTGATGGACCTGTCGGTGCGGCTGTTCGGGCTCAGCTCCTGGAGCATCCTGGTGCCGCAGGCCCTGATGGGTGTGACGGCGGTGGCGGTGCTGTATGCCGCGGTGCGCCGCGCCGCCGGGCCGGCCGCCGCCCTGCTGGCCGGTGTGGTGTTCGCGCTGACACCGGTGGCCACCTTGATGTTCCGGTTCAACAATCCCGACGCGCTGCTGGTCCTGCTGCTGGTGATCGGTGCCTACTGCGTGCAGCGTGCCTGCGAAGAGGACGCGGGCCGTTGGTGGTTGGTCGCCGCCGGGGTGGCCGCGGGGTTCGCGTTCCTGGCCAAGATGCTGCAGGCGTTCCTGGTGCTGCCGGCCTTCGCGGCCGCGTACCTGGTCGCCGGGCCGTCTCCGGTGCGTACCCGGCTGTGGCGGCTGCTCGGCGGCACCGCCGCGATGGTCGTCTCCGGCGGTTGGTACCTGGCGCTGGTCGAGCTGTGGCCGGCCGCGTCGCGCCCGTATGTCGGCGGATCGCAACATGATTCGATCATCGAACTGGCACTGGGCTACAACGGTGTGGGCCGGCTGAACGGGAACGAGCCCGGTGGCCTGGGCAACCCGAACTTCGATGTCGGCTGGGACCGGCTAATCGGCGCCAGCATGGGCAGCTACGCCGGTTGGCTGCTGCCCGCGGCACTGATCTGTCTGGTCGCGGGACTGGTACTCACGCGGCGCGCCCCGCGGACCGATGCGACGCGGGGCGCCCTGATCCTGTGGGGCGGGTGGCTGGTGCTCACCGCCGCGGTGTTCAGCTTCGCGAACGGCATCGTGCACCAGTACTACACGGTCGCGCTGGCGCCGGCCATCGGCGCGTGCGTGGGTATCGGATCGGTTCTGTTGTGGCGCAACCGCACTGCGTTGGTGGCCCGGCTGACCATGGCCGGCACCGTGGTGGCCACGGCGGCGGTGGCGGCGATACTGCTGGGTCGCGCTGACATCAGCTGGTTGCGGACCTCGGTGCTGATCGTGGGCGCCGTCGCCGCACTGCTGTTGCTGGCGCCGCCGCGATTCGGCCCCGCACGCCTGGTGGTGGCCGTCACGGTCCTGGTGTCCCTAGCGGCACCCACTGCGTATTCGATTGCCACCGCTGGTGTTTCGCATACCGGGGCGATGCCGTCCGTGAGCGGGCCCGGCGGACACGGTTCGGGGTGGGGGCCGCCTCCTCCCGGGCGCATGAAGGCCCGGGGCCCCGCCGGTGGGCCGGGTCGTGCGATGGGCGCTCCGCCGCAAGGCTTCCGGCCGGGCGGCGGGCTCTTCGAGTCTCCCAAGCCCAGCGCTGCCGTCAGCGCACTGCTGAGCGCCGACGCCGCGAACTACCGCTGGGCGGCCGCCGTCATCGGCTCCACCAACGCCGCCGGCTACCAGCTGGCGGCCCGCGTCCCGGTCATGGCGATCGGCGGCTTCAACGGCACCGACCCCGCGCCCACGCTCGCGCAGTTCCAGCAGTACGTCGCCGCCGCACAGATTCACTACTTCGTCGAAGGCGACATCAACATGGGCTGGGGACACCACGGCCAGGACGATGACAAGCAGGAATCGCGGCAGATCGCCACCTGGGTCAGCGCACACTTCACCGCCACCACTGTGGACAACACCGTCGTCTACGACCTGACCCGGCCGCGCTGA
- a CDS encoding PaaI family thioesterase, with protein sequence MSPSTGAEVMAQFIPQSPLVAKLGIVAEALDAPEVRLRMPWDPTNTTLADMVHGGAIAALADVTVMAAAWSTEREPESLRGVTISMSVQYLAPARSTDLIGVGRVLHRGKSLVHCEVEIETPGGDPVAKAVGTYKIG encoded by the coding sequence ATGAGCCCGAGTACCGGCGCCGAGGTCATGGCGCAGTTCATCCCGCAGTCACCGCTCGTCGCCAAGCTGGGCATCGTCGCCGAAGCACTCGACGCCCCGGAGGTCCGGTTGCGGATGCCGTGGGACCCGACCAACACCACGCTGGCCGACATGGTGCACGGCGGCGCCATCGCCGCACTGGCCGATGTCACGGTCATGGCGGCGGCGTGGTCGACCGAACGCGAACCCGAATCGCTTCGCGGGGTGACGATCTCGATGTCGGTCCAGTACCTGGCGCCCGCCCGGTCGACCGACCTGATCGGTGTCGGGCGCGTGCTGCACCGCGGAAAGTCCTTGGTGCACTGCGAGGTCGAGATCGAGACACCGGGCGGCGACCCGGTGGCCAAGGCCGTCGGCACGTACAAGATCGGCTGA
- a CDS encoding bifunctional glycosyltransferase family 2/GtrA family protein, translating to MTNLVERDAEQRFTTRPNAALAARAAGVPVLDIVVPVYNEQVALPGCIRRLHRHLEEHVPYPVQITIADNASIDATPQVAAELALEFDNVRVVRLELKGRGRALHEVWSHSQSPVLVYMDVDLSTDLAALGPLVAPLISGHSDLAIGTRLARSSRVVRGPKREFISRCYNLILRGALSAKFSDAQCGFKAIRADVAQALLPLVEDTGWFFDTELLVLAERTGLRIHEVPVDWVDDPDSRVDIIATAAADLKGVGRLLRGFANGSIPVNTIAAQLGSSTKAAAPGSLLRQVVRFGTIGVASTLAYLLLFMMMHTALGAQTANLIALLLTAIVNTTANRRFTFGVRGGGAASATRHQFEGLIVFGIALTITSGALAGLHVFAPHAHHLLELSVLVAANLVATAVRFVLLRGWVFHPRRQS from the coding sequence ATGACGAACCTGGTCGAGCGCGACGCCGAGCAACGCTTCACTACGCGCCCAAATGCCGCCCTCGCCGCACGCGCTGCCGGCGTCCCGGTGCTGGACATCGTGGTGCCCGTCTACAACGAGCAGGTCGCGCTGCCCGGCTGCATCCGCCGCCTGCACCGCCACCTGGAAGAGCACGTCCCGTACCCGGTGCAGATCACCATCGCCGACAACGCCAGCATCGACGCCACCCCACAGGTTGCCGCCGAGCTGGCCCTCGAGTTCGACAACGTCCGCGTCGTGCGGCTCGAGCTCAAGGGCCGCGGCCGCGCGCTGCACGAGGTGTGGTCGCACTCGCAGTCCCCGGTGCTCGTCTACATGGACGTCGATCTCTCCACCGACCTGGCGGCCCTCGGCCCGCTGGTGGCCCCGTTGATCTCGGGCCACTCGGACCTGGCCATCGGCACCCGGCTCGCCCGGTCTTCCCGCGTCGTGCGCGGGCCGAAGCGGGAGTTCATCTCGCGCTGCTACAACCTGATCCTGCGCGGGGCACTGTCGGCCAAGTTCTCCGACGCCCAGTGCGGCTTCAAGGCCATCCGGGCCGACGTGGCCCAGGCGCTGCTGCCGCTCGTCGAGGACACCGGCTGGTTCTTCGACACCGAGCTGCTCGTGCTGGCCGAGCGCACGGGACTGCGCATCCACGAGGTCCCCGTCGACTGGGTCGACGACCCCGACAGCCGCGTGGACATCATCGCGACCGCGGCCGCCGACCTCAAGGGCGTCGGCCGCCTGCTGCGCGGCTTCGCCAACGGCAGCATCCCGGTGAACACGATTGCCGCCCAGCTGGGTTCGTCGACCAAGGCGGCCGCGCCCGGCTCGCTGCTGCGTCAGGTCGTCCGCTTCGGGACCATCGGCGTCGCCTCGACGCTGGCCTACCTGTTGCTGTTCATGATGATGCACACCGCGCTCGGCGCGCAGACCGCCAACCTGATCGCCCTGCTGCTCACCGCGATCGTCAACACCACCGCCAACCGGCGGTTCACGTTCGGCGTCCGCGGTGGGGGAGCGGCGAGTGCGACCCGGCACCAGTTCGAGGGATTGATCGTCTTCGGTATCGCCCTGACCATCACCAGCGGGGCGCTGGCCGGGCTGCACGTGTTCGCGCCGCACGCCCACCATCTCCTCGAGCTGAGCGTGCTGGTGGCCGCCAACCTGGTTGCCACCGCAGTGCGGTTCGTGCTGCTGCGCGGTTGGGTGTTCCACCCGCGGCGTCAGAGCTAG
- a CDS encoding ABC transporter permease, protein MTRFLIRRLVNYAILLTLATFLTFALTSVTFHPLDSLLQRNPRPPQSVIDAKAHDLGLDKPLLPRYANWVSGAVHGDFGKTVTGQPVSEELGRRVWTSLRLVAIGSILGSIIGVIIGAWGAIRQYRFSDRTITVLALLILSAPTFVIANMLILGALGVNEVLGFQLFQYTGETSPYAAGGWHGFVDRLQHLVLPTATLALGAIAGYSRYQRNAMLDVLGQDFIRTARAKGLTRRQALFKHGLRTALIPMATLFAYGVAGLVTGAVFVEKIFGWHGMGEWMVQGINGQDANIVAAFTLFSGTTILIGGLLSDVVYAALDPRVRVS, encoded by the coding sequence ATGACGCGGTTCCTGATCCGCCGATTGGTCAACTACGCGATCCTGTTGACGCTGGCGACGTTCCTGACCTTCGCGCTGACGTCGGTGACCTTCCACCCGCTGGACAGCCTGCTGCAGCGCAACCCGCGGCCACCGCAATCCGTCATCGACGCCAAGGCCCACGACCTGGGTCTCGACAAGCCACTGCTGCCGCGCTACGCCAACTGGGTGTCCGGCGCGGTACATGGGGACTTCGGGAAAACCGTTACCGGGCAACCGGTTTCAGAAGAACTGGGACGACGGGTGTGGACCAGCCTGCGGCTGGTGGCCATCGGGTCGATCCTGGGCTCCATCATCGGTGTGATCATCGGGGCGTGGGGCGCCATCCGGCAGTACCGCTTCTCCGACCGCACCATCACCGTGCTGGCGCTGCTGATTCTCAGCGCCCCGACGTTCGTCATCGCGAACATGCTGATTCTCGGCGCGCTCGGCGTCAACGAGGTGCTGGGCTTCCAGTTGTTCCAGTACACGGGCGAGACCTCGCCCTACGCGGCCGGCGGTTGGCACGGATTCGTCGACCGGCTGCAGCACCTGGTGCTGCCGACCGCCACCCTGGCCCTCGGCGCCATCGCCGGATACAGCCGCTACCAGCGCAACGCGATGCTCGACGTACTCGGCCAGGACTTCATCCGGACCGCCCGCGCCAAGGGCCTGACCCGGCGCCAGGCGCTCTTCAAGCACGGCCTGCGCACCGCGCTGATCCCGATGGCCACGCTGTTCGCCTACGGCGTCGCGGGCCTGGTCACCGGTGCGGTGTTCGTCGAGAAGATCTTCGGCTGGCACGGCATGGGTGAATGGATGGTGCAGGGCATCAACGGCCAGGACGCCAACATCGTCGCCGCGTTCACCCTGTTCTCCGGGACGACGATCCTGATCGGCGGCCTGCTGTCCGACGTCGTCTACGCCGCCCTCGACCCCCGGGTGCGGGTCTCATGA
- a CDS encoding response regulator transcription factor encodes MHRADGKPISVLVVDDEPVLAELVSMALRYEGWDIATAGDGATAIALAKDNPPDVVVLDVMLPDMSGLDVLRKLREQIPGLPLLLLTAKDSVEDRIAGLTAGGDDYVTKPFSIEEVVLRLRALLRRTGVANEAGDAQIVVGDLVLDEDSHEVTRAGEQITLTATEFELLRYMMRNSKRVLSKAQILDRVWSYDFGGRSNIVELYVSYLRKKIDSGREPMIHTLRGAGYVLRPAR; translated from the coding sequence ATGCACCGGGCCGACGGCAAGCCGATCAGCGTCCTCGTGGTCGACGACGAGCCCGTCCTCGCCGAGCTCGTGTCCATGGCACTGCGGTATGAGGGCTGGGACATCGCCACGGCCGGCGACGGCGCGACGGCGATCGCGCTGGCCAAGGACAACCCGCCCGACGTGGTGGTGCTGGACGTCATGCTGCCCGACATGAGCGGGCTCGATGTGCTGCGCAAGCTGCGCGAACAGATCCCGGGCCTGCCCCTGCTGCTGCTGACCGCGAAGGATTCGGTCGAGGACCGCATCGCCGGCCTGACCGCGGGCGGCGACGACTACGTGACCAAACCGTTCAGCATCGAGGAAGTGGTGCTGCGGCTGCGCGCGCTGCTGCGCCGCACCGGTGTGGCGAATGAGGCCGGTGACGCGCAGATCGTCGTCGGCGACCTGGTGCTCGACGAGGACAGTCACGAGGTGACGCGCGCCGGCGAACAGATCACCTTGACCGCTACCGAGTTCGAACTGCTGCGGTACATGATGCGCAACTCCAAGCGGGTGCTGAGCAAGGCCCAGATTCTCGACCGCGTGTGGAGCTACGACTTCGGCGGCCGCTCCAACATCGTCGAACTCTACGTGTCGTACCTGCGCAAGAAGATCGACAGTGGCCGCGAGCCCATGATCCACACGCTGCGCGGCGCCGGATATGTCCTCCGACCCGCTCGCTGA
- a CDS encoding ArnT family glycosyltransferase produces MIATAPAKAHLPKARRRPAVWGRPVWERTALLTLLAGTAVLYLWALGSSGWANSYYAAAAQAGTQNWEALLFGSFDAGNAITVDKPPAALWLMGLSGRLFGFSAFSMLLPQALMGVASVGMLYATVRRTSGAAAGLLAGLVLAVTPVAALMFRFNNPDALLVLLLISAAYCTVRAIQSAEFAVSARWMTLTGVIVGFAFLTKMLQAFLPVPGLALAFLVAAPFSVGRRISALLMSGVAVVVSAGWYIALVSLWPADARPYIAGSTDNSLLQLALGYNGIERITGGDRPSGGPGGPGGGMRDNLFFGGHAGITRLFGPSMGVEVSWLLPAALLGLVLLLWTSRRAARTDLARAGVLLWGGWLLVTGAVFSFMDGTVHPYYNVALAPAVAALAGMVVAQLWQRRETLSARLLLALILVVSAGWAFALLSRTPDWMPALRWTIAVVAVLAAVAVVAVGARSGRVTAVVAGIAVAAALAGSASFTIYNVAAAHSSGPGSMSGPPRPGGDSWPGGGPGGPHRDGPNAELENLIRGADNRWAAATVGSFQAGDLELSTGKSLMAIGGFSGGDNAPTLAQFQRYVEDGQIHYFIAGDHKGPGGPRRERGSAAEITAWVTGHFAKLDVGGATVYDLEAPH; encoded by the coding sequence GTGATCGCCACCGCGCCTGCCAAGGCTCACCTGCCGAAGGCTCGCCGCCGCCCGGCCGTGTGGGGACGCCCGGTCTGGGAACGGACCGCGCTGCTGACACTGCTGGCCGGGACGGCCGTGCTGTACCTGTGGGCGCTCGGCTCGTCGGGCTGGGCCAACTCGTACTACGCCGCCGCGGCCCAGGCCGGCACCCAGAACTGGGAGGCGCTGCTGTTCGGATCGTTCGATGCCGGCAACGCGATCACGGTCGACAAGCCGCCGGCCGCCCTGTGGCTGATGGGCCTGTCCGGCCGGCTGTTCGGATTCAGCGCGTTCAGCATGCTGCTGCCGCAGGCCCTCATGGGTGTGGCGTCGGTCGGGATGCTGTACGCGACGGTCCGTCGCACCAGCGGCGCGGCCGCCGGACTGCTGGCCGGTCTGGTGCTGGCGGTGACTCCCGTTGCGGCCCTGATGTTCCGGTTCAACAACCCCGACGCGCTGCTCGTGCTGCTGCTGATCAGCGCGGCCTACTGCACGGTGCGGGCCATCCAGTCCGCCGAATTCGCCGTGTCCGCGCGGTGGATGACGCTGACGGGCGTCATCGTCGGCTTCGCCTTCCTGACCAAGATGCTGCAGGCCTTCCTGCCGGTACCGGGTCTGGCCCTGGCATTCCTCGTCGCCGCGCCGTTCAGCGTGGGACGCCGGATCAGCGCGCTGCTGATGTCCGGTGTGGCCGTGGTGGTTTCGGCCGGGTGGTACATCGCGCTGGTCAGCCTGTGGCCGGCCGACGCCCGTCCATACATCGCCGGGTCGACCGACAACAGCCTGCTGCAGTTGGCGTTGGGCTACAACGGCATCGAGCGGATCACCGGCGGTGACCGTCCCAGCGGCGGCCCAGGCGGCCCCGGCGGCGGCATGCGGGACAACCTTTTCTTCGGCGGCCACGCCGGCATCACCCGGCTCTTCGGCCCGTCGATGGGCGTCGAGGTGTCGTGGTTGCTGCCCGCGGCGTTGCTCGGTCTCGTGCTGCTGTTGTGGACCAGTCGCCGCGCCGCGCGGACCGACCTGGCACGCGCGGGTGTATTGCTCTGGGGCGGTTGGCTTCTGGTGACCGGTGCGGTGTTCAGCTTCATGGACGGCACGGTGCACCCGTACTACAACGTCGCGCTCGCCCCTGCGGTCGCCGCGTTGGCCGGCATGGTGGTCGCGCAGCTGTGGCAGCGCCGGGAGACGTTGTCGGCACGGCTGTTGCTCGCACTAATCTTGGTCGTTTCGGCCGGGTGGGCGTTCGCGCTGCTGTCCCGCACCCCGGACTGGATGCCCGCCCTGCGGTGGACCATCGCGGTGGTGGCGGTCCTGGCGGCGGTGGCCGTCGTGGCGGTCGGGGCGCGCTCCGGACGGGTCACGGCCGTCGTCGCCGGTATCGCGGTCGCCGCGGCCCTGGCCGGGTCGGCGTCGTTCACGATCTACAACGTGGCCGCGGCCCACAGCAGTGGCCCCGGCTCGATGTCAGGTCCGCCGCGGCCCGGCGGTGATTCGTGGCCGGGTGGTGGCCCGGGTGGTCCGCACCGCGACGGCCCCAACGCCGAACTCGAGAACCTGATCCGCGGTGCCGACAACCGTTGGGCCGCAGCGACGGTCGGGTCCTTCCAGGCCGGCGATCTGGAGTTGAGCACCGGCAAGTCGTTGATGGCGATCGGCGGATTCTCCGGCGGGGACAACGCGCCGACCCTGGCGCAGTTCCAGCGGTACGTGGAGGACGGCCAGATCCACTACTTCATCGCCGGCGATCACAAGGGGCCCGGCGGCCCCCGGCGTGAGCGGGGTAGTGCCGCCGAGATCACCGCATGGGTGACGGGGCACTTCGCCAAGCTCGACGTCGGTGGCGCGACGGTCTACGACCTCGAGGCGCCCCACTGA
- a CDS encoding ABC transporter permease yields MSVQFGLPRARFASRRTLVARRFVRNRPAVVSLVLLVALFVGCYALPPLLPYSYTDMDFDALLQPPDGRHLFGTNALGQDVFAQTLRGMQKSMLIGVCVAVISTVIAATVGSVAGYFGGWRDRVLMWVVDLLLVIPGFILIAIVTPRIRHQSTVLWLVVLLAAFSWMISSRMVRGLTMSLREREFVTAARYMGVSHARIIARHIVPNVASILIIDTTLNVGIAILAETGLSYLGFGVQPPDVSLGTLIADGTPSVTTFPWVFLFPAGVLVLIVLCANLIGDGLRDALDPSARPRRRRVVKR; encoded by the coding sequence ATGAGCGTCCAGTTCGGGCTGCCGCGCGCCCGCTTCGCATCGCGCCGCACCTTGGTGGCGCGGCGCTTCGTCCGCAACCGCCCCGCGGTGGTGTCGCTGGTGCTGCTGGTGGCGCTGTTCGTTGGCTGCTACGCCCTGCCGCCGCTGCTCCCCTACTCGTACACCGACATGGACTTCGACGCGCTGCTGCAGCCTCCCGACGGCCGGCATCTGTTCGGCACCAATGCCCTCGGCCAGGACGTGTTCGCGCAGACGTTGCGCGGCATGCAGAAGTCGATGCTGATCGGCGTCTGTGTCGCCGTGATCTCGACGGTGATCGCCGCGACGGTCGGCTCGGTGGCGGGCTACTTCGGTGGCTGGCGCGACCGGGTGCTGATGTGGGTCGTCGACCTGCTGCTCGTGATCCCCGGTTTCATCCTGATCGCGATCGTCACGCCTCGCATCCGGCACCAGAGCACGGTGCTGTGGCTGGTGGTCCTGCTGGCGGCGTTCTCGTGGATGATCAGCTCGCGCATGGTGCGCGGTCTGACCATGAGCCTGCGCGAACGCGAGTTCGTCACGGCCGCACGGTATATGGGTGTCAGCCACGCCCGGATCATCGCCCGGCACATCGTGCCCAACGTGGCGTCCATTCTGATCATCGACACCACCCTCAACGTCGGCATCGCGATCCTGGCCGAAACCGGTTTGAGTTACCTGGGTTTCGGGGTGCAGCCGCCCGACGTGTCCCTGGGCACGTTGATCGCCGACGGCACCCCGTCGGTCACCACGTTCCCCTGGGTGTTCCTGTTCCCGGCCGGCGTCCTGGTGCTGATCGTGCTGTGCGCCAACCTGATCGGCGACGGCTTGCGCGACGCGCTCGATCCCTCGGCCCGGCCCCGTCGGCGGCGGGTGGTGAAGCGATGA
- a CDS encoding cell wall metabolism sensor histidine kinase WalK produces the protein MSSDPLAEAGTRIWQPRTWSLRVRLLVTQVLLLALVIVGVGAATEFALQRFLLHQLDDQVLEAGRRSAAIFELPPPPMAPPLTGGVPRPSMDPHFRMRFDPEAGPGPGFLNAPGQAVGTIGAVVFRGQVDAGVITSEGSRDSVTTTATAQLAQVRPDRKIRTMDIDGVGTYRVIGLHPRHGGPQTIVTGLPTRHVDNTLLWVLGMFCAVGALALIGATVVGVWIIRRQLAPLSRVSAAARDVADRELDRGEVQLPTEIVHVDPVAAHTEVGQLGSALNRMLDRIAGALAARHASETRVRQFVADASHELRTPLAAIRGYTELAQRKSDELPADVAHAMNRVESETVRMTRLVEDMLLLARLDAGRPLEMEDVDLSQLVVDAVSDAHVAGPDHNWSLDLPEEPVTIEGDPARLHQVLVNLLANARTHTPAGTSVTIALSADADATVISVADDGPGIPKTLQPEVFERFARGDSSRSRQAGSTGLGLAIVAAVVKAHGGTISVDSRPGATVFTVRLPAGPAAAGSQPLHSIASTSA, from the coding sequence ATGTCCTCCGACCCGCTCGCTGAGGCCGGCACGCGCATCTGGCAGCCGCGCACCTGGTCGCTGCGGGTGCGGCTGCTGGTCACCCAGGTTCTGCTGCTGGCGCTGGTCATCGTCGGCGTCGGCGCCGCGACCGAGTTTGCGCTGCAGCGCTTTCTGCTGCATCAGCTGGACGACCAGGTGCTGGAGGCGGGCCGGCGCTCGGCCGCCATTTTCGAGCTGCCACCGCCGCCCATGGCGCCGCCGTTGACCGGTGGGGTGCCGCGGCCGTCGATGGATCCGCATTTCCGGATGCGCTTCGACCCCGAAGCCGGCCCCGGTCCCGGCTTCCTCAACGCGCCCGGACAGGCCGTCGGCACCATCGGAGCGGTGGTGTTCCGTGGCCAGGTCGACGCCGGTGTCATCACCTCCGAGGGCAGTCGTGACTCGGTGACCACCACGGCCACAGCACAATTGGCGCAGGTGCGACCGGATCGGAAGATCCGCACCATGGACATCGACGGTGTCGGAACGTACCGGGTCATCGGCCTGCATCCCCGGCACGGCGGTCCGCAGACCATCGTCACCGGCCTGCCCACCCGGCACGTCGACAACACGCTGTTGTGGGTGCTCGGCATGTTCTGTGCGGTGGGCGCGCTGGCGCTGATCGGGGCGACGGTGGTCGGGGTGTGGATCATCCGCCGCCAACTCGCCCCGCTGTCACGGGTTTCCGCGGCCGCGCGCGATGTCGCCGACCGGGAACTGGACCGCGGTGAAGTCCAGTTGCCGACGGAGATCGTGCACGTCGATCCCGTCGCCGCGCACACCGAGGTCGGCCAGCTGGGTTCGGCGCTCAACCGCATGCTGGACCGCATCGCCGGCGCGCTCGCAGCCCGTCATGCCAGTGAGACGCGGGTGCGCCAGTTCGTGGCCGACGCCAGTCATGAACTCCGCACGCCGCTCGCCGCAATCCGGGGCTATACCGAACTGGCGCAACGCAAGAGCGACGAACTGCCCGCCGATGTCGCGCACGCCATGAACCGCGTCGAATCCGAGACGGTCCGGATGACCCGACTTGTCGAGGACATGCTGCTGCTGGCCCGTCTCGATGCCGGCCGGCCGCTGGAGATGGAGGACGTCGACCTGTCCCAGCTGGTCGTGGACGCGGTCAGCGACGCCCACGTCGCCGGCCCCGACCACAACTGGTCGCTGGATCTGCCGGAGGAACCCGTCACCATCGAGGGCGATCCGGCGCGGCTGCACCAGGTGCTGGTGAACCTGCTGGCGAATGCGCGCACGCACACGCCGGCGGGTACGTCGGTGACCATCGCGCTGTCCGCCGATGCGGACGCCACGGTGATCAGCGTCGCCGACGACGGCCCGGGGATTCCAAAGACGTTGCAGCCCGAGGTGTTCGAGCGGTTCGCCCGTGGCGACTCGTCGCGGTCCCGGCAGGCCGGCAGCACCGGCCTGGGGCTGGCCATCGTCGCCGCGGTCGTGAAAGCGCACGGCGGCACCATCAGCGTCGACAGCCGACCCGGCGCGACGGTCTTCACCGTGCGCCTGCCCGCGGGCCCGGCGGCCGCAGGCTCACAGCCGCTGCACAGCATTGCCTCGACGTCCGCCTAA
- the cysD gene encoding sulfate adenylyltransferase subunit CysD — translation MMTVTPDAAEASKVDQRAAKYELSHLRSLEAEAIHIIREVAAEFERPVLLFSGGKDSIVMLHLAIKAFAPGRLPFPVMHVDTGHNFEEVIATRDALVEKYNLRLVVASVQDDIDAGRVVDNGPSRNPLQTVSLLRGIRENKFDAAFGGARRDEEKARAKERVFSFRDEFGQWDPKNQRPELWNLYNGRHRKGEHIRVFPLSNWTEYDIWAYIGAEEIALPSIYYAHERQVFERDGMLLAVHEYLKPNDDEPVITKTVRFRTVGDVTCTGCVESEASTVEEVIAETAVSRLTERGATRADDRISEAGMEDRKREGYF, via the coding sequence ATGATGACCGTCACTCCCGACGCCGCCGAGGCGTCCAAGGTGGACCAGCGGGCCGCCAAATACGAATTGAGCCATCTGCGATCGCTGGAGGCCGAGGCCATCCACATCATCCGCGAGGTCGCCGCGGAGTTCGAGCGGCCGGTGCTGCTGTTCTCCGGTGGCAAGGACTCGATCGTGATGCTGCACCTGGCCATCAAGGCGTTCGCGCCGGGCCGCCTGCCGTTCCCCGTCATGCACGTCGACACGGGCCACAACTTCGAAGAGGTCATCGCCACCCGCGACGCCCTGGTCGAGAAGTACAACCTGCGCCTGGTCGTGGCCAGCGTGCAGGACGACATCGACGCCGGACGCGTCGTCGACAACGGTCCCTCGCGTAACCCGCTGCAGACTGTGTCGCTGCTGCGCGGCATCCGCGAGAACAAGTTCGACGCCGCCTTCGGTGGCGCCCGGCGCGACGAGGAGAAGGCCCGCGCCAAGGAGCGTGTCTTCAGCTTCCGCGACGAGTTCGGCCAGTGGGACCCCAAGAACCAGCGCCCCGAGCTGTGGAACCTGTACAACGGCCGGCACCGCAAGGGCGAGCACATCCGCGTCTTCCCGCTGTCGAACTGGACCGAGTACGACATCTGGGCCTACATCGGCGCCGAGGAGATCGCGCTGCCGAGCATCTACTACGCGCACGAGCGCCAGGTCTTCGAGCGCGACGGCATGCTGCTGGCCGTGCACGAATACCTGAAGCCGAACGACGACGAGCCGGTCATCACCAAGACCGTCCGGTTCCGCACCGTCGGTGACGTCACCTGCACCGGTTGCGTCGAGTCGGAGGCTTCGACCGTCGAGGAAGTCATCGCCGAGACCGCGGTGTCCCGACTGACCGAGCGCGGCGCGACCCGCGCAGACGACCGGATTTCTGAGGCCGGCATGGAAGACCGTAAGCGGGAAGGCTACTTCTGA